The Metallosphaera hakonensis JCM 8857 = DSM 7519 genome includes the window TTCAAGACCAGGTCTCTCTCGGAGTCAGGGAGAGATCATGGGATAAAGTGAGACTAAACGCCATTGCTAAGGTTAACTCCACGTTCAGATGGGGAACAATTGCCGATCAAGCTCAGGAGTGCTACTCCAAGGCGTTACTCATGGCCAAGTATAGGGCATCAGCCTATCTCTAGGTGGTTAACGTGATAATCACGGTGTACCTGGCAAGAGAAAGGAAAGAGAAGACAATAGAATTGAACCAAAATTCCACTGTGCAAGACCTAGTGAAAAGGTTGAACCTCACTGTTCAGGGGGCAGTGGTTTTAAGAGACGGACTACCTGTACTGGAAGAAGAGAGACTGATCGATGGGGAAAGACTCATTGTGGTCCAGACGGCCTCAGGTGGTTGAGGTGAAACTGTACAGGCTCAAGAGCCTAGACCCAAGGTTAAGACAGTTGGAGTGGTCCAATCTTGAAAGGGAGATCGATGCGAACCCGAAGAAATTTATGAGGTATAGGCTATACCTTAGATCGCTTCTCTGGAGTAGGGTACAGGGTATAAGGGAGGAAGCGTGGAGACACCTTCACGTTTACAAAAAGCTTAATGCGTCTGGAATTGAGAGAGCCTTCGAGTCTAGATCGGACAGGATCAAAATAACAGCGTGGGAACATGCCAAGGAAGCAATTGACATGGACCTAGTCTCCAGGGAAGAGATGGTCAAGTTAAGTCAACACTTCTGGAGATTGCTCAGAAGTTATTATCCAACAGTGAGGAAAAAAGCATGGAAAGTATTTCCGACTCTAGTTCAGCTTAATATCATTAGGAAGAAGGACATACCTAGATTCATGCAATTCCTCAAATATGCTAAGCCCGGCGTCAGAGTGATGGCATGGAATGCGGTTAAATTTCTCCTGGATTCTCAAATAATAACCAAAGAAGACCTGACACAATACCTTCCATATCTTGTGGAGTTAACCAATCGGGATTCCGTGGTAGCTAGGAGGGCTAAGAACATATTGGTGAATCTTAATTGAAGGTAGCCATAATAGGTGGGGGAATAATAGGGCTAATGACGGCGTATTACCTGGCCAAAGAGGGCACTAATGTAACCGTCTTTGACCCATCACCAGGGAAGTTCTCGATTCATGCAGCCGGGCTAATTGAGCCGTATCGATTTGATAGGATTAATACCAGTGCCATGATATATAAGATGTTAAAGTATATGAAAAGGG containing:
- a CDS encoding MoaD/ThiS family protein, which codes for MIITVYLARERKEKTIELNQNSTVQDLVKRLNLTVQGAVVLRDGLPVLEEERLIDGERLIVVQTASGG